From one Brachypodium distachyon strain Bd21 chromosome 4, Brachypodium_distachyon_v3.0, whole genome shotgun sequence genomic stretch:
- the LOC100838422 gene encoding transcription factor MYB30, with the protein MGRPPCCDNGGAGVKKGPWTPEEDIVLVSYIQQHGPGNWRSVPEHTGLMRCSKSCRLRWTNYLRPGIKRGNFTPHEEGIIIHLQALLGNKWAAIASYLPQRTDNDIKNYWNTHLKKKVKRLQQQTTHPADHSFQQQTTTAPNAASATTSSNYYNPISSSNLEATTQAMAYRDTTPGSEVTTIGTVSKLFQTWMAKAPPPAVAQDYKAMVTMQEFQQDQEARPAGFVITGDITSHGEADQSAAATFSLLENWLLDDMAPGQAAMDGLMDMSASCCAGPIMF; encoded by the exons ATGGGGAGGCCGCCTTGCTGCGACAATGGCGGTGCCGGGGTCAAGAAGGGGCCATGGACGCCAGAGGAGGACATCGTCCTCGTCTCCTACATCCAGCAGCATGGCCCGGGGAACTGGCGCTCGGTGCCAGAGCACACCG GGTTGATGAGATGCAGCAAGAGCTGCAGGCTACGGTGGACCAACTACCTCAGGCCAGGGATCAAGCGAGGGAACTTCACCCCTCATGAGGAAGGGATCATCATCCACCTCCAGGCATTGCTCGGCAACAA GTGGGCAGCAATAGCCTCCTACCTGCCCCAAAGAACAGACAACGACATCAAGAACTACTGGAACACGCACCTCAAAAAGAAGGTGAAGAGGCTGCAACAGCAGACGACACATCCTGCAGATCACTCCTTCCAGCAGCAGACTACCACTGCCCCCAATGCAGCTTCAGCAACCACCAGCTCAAACTACTACAACcccatcagcagcagcaaccttGAAGCCACCACACAAGCCATGGCCTATCGCGACACGACACCAGGCAGCGAGGTCACCACCATAGGCACTGTCTCCAAGCTCTTCCAGACATGGATGGCAAAGGCACCACCGCCTGCAGTAGCACAGGACTACAAGGCTATGGTAACCATGCAGGAGTTTCAGCAAGATCAAGAGGCCCGTCCTGCAGGTTTCGTGATCACTGGTGACATAACCAGCCATGGGGAGGCAGATCAATCAGCAGCCGCCACCTTCTCGCTGCTCGAGAATTGGCTGCTCGACGACATGGCACCTGGACAAGCCGCCATGGACGGGCTCATGGACATGTCTGCTAGTTGCTGTGCAGGCCCCATCATGTTCTGA
- the LOC100838733 gene encoding actin-related protein 2/3 complex subunit 5A, with protein MASSSPYLESDENLEAIISRIEQKSRKIETHLKQSKPVEALKTALEGSPLKTRDERCKSANWIVVHRAMMAIRDIDGMFNSLDPEYYDILMKYLYRGLSTGDRPTCDQCLKIHEKLTEKAGLGCILRSLADTVNTV; from the exons ATggcttcgtcgtcgccgtACCTCGAGTCGGACGAGAACCTGGAGGCCATCATCAGCCGCATCGAGCAGAAGTCCCGCAAGATCGAGACCCACCTCAAGCA GTCGAAGCCGGTGGAGGCCCTGAAGACGGCGCTCGAGGGATCGCCCCTCAAGACCCGCGACGAGCGATGCAAG TCGGCGAACTGGATCGTGGTGCACCGCGCCATGATGGCTATCAGGGACATCGACGGCATGTTCAACTCGCTGGATCCCGAGTACTACGACATCCTCATGAA GTACCTTTACAGAGGTTTGTCTACGGGTGACCGGCCAACATGTGACCAGTGCCTCAAAATTCATGAGAAACTGACGGAGAAAGCAGGCTTAGGTTGTATATTGCGGTCACTTGCTGATACTGTAAACACCGTATGA
- the LOC100837824 gene encoding long chain acyl-CoA synthetase 2 yields MEEKMYSVKVGEPTPAGGGRPSAGPVYRSIYAKDGLMPLPKEIQSPWDFFSEAVKKYPKNRMLGQRQVSDGKAGDYVWQTYEEVYQKVIKIGAAIRSFGVKPGGHCGIYGSNCPEWVMAMQACSSQGICYVPLYDTLGPNAVEFILDHAEISIAFVQASKIKSLLAILPKCTAHIKAIVSFGDVTNELKREVEQLRVSCFSWEEFSTMGTETQDISRKQKDDICTIMYTSGTTGDPKGVIITNRAIIAGVMTTENLLELTDKVVSEDDSYFSYLPLAHIFDQVIENYCIFKGASIGFWQGDIRYLMEDVQVMKPTIFCGVPRVYDRIYTGINLKIQSGGLIGKQIFQYAYNYKLANLRKGFKQHEASPFFDKIVFSKIKEGLGGRIRLMLSGAAPLPRHIEEFMRVTGCCALAQGYGLTESCAGCFTSIANIFSMIGTVGPPVTAIQARLESIPEMGYDALSNVPRGEICLRGHTLFSGYYKRPDLTEEVFSDGWFHTGDIGEWQPDGTMKIIDRKKNIFKLSQGEYVAVEVLESAYVQSPLVTSVWVYGNSFESFLVAVVVPEKQAIEDWAALNNKTSDFAELCNDPKARRYIQDELNKTGKKLGLRGFEMLRAVHLEPVPFGIEKDLITPTFKLKRPQLLKYYKDRVDQLYKDAKMATAP; encoded by the exons atggaggagaagatgtACAGTGTGAAGGTTGGGGAGCCGACGCCGGCCGGTGGAGGCAGGCCATCGGCCGGACCCGTCTACCGGAGCATCTACGCCAAGGACGGCCTCATGCCGCTCCCAAAGGAAATCCAGTCCCCATGGGACTTCTTCAG TGAGGCAGTCAAGAAGTACCCCAAGAACCGCATGCTCGGCCAGCGTCAGGTTTCAGATGGCAAG GCTGGTGACTATGTGTGGCAAACGTATGAGGAAGTGTACCAGAAGGTCATCAAGATTGGAGCAGCCATCAGAAGCTTCGGCGTTAAGCCG GGGGGTCACTGTGGCATATATGGATCAAACTGTCCAGAATGGGTCATGGCCATGCAG GCTTGCAGCAGCCAAGGAATTTGTTATGTCCCACTGTACGACACCCTTG GACCAAATGCAGTTGAGTTCATCTTGGACCATGCTGAAATCTCCATAGCCTTTGTGCAGGCGAGCAAGATAAAATCA CTACTAGCCATACTCCCAAAGTGCACAGCCCACATCAAAG CCATTGTTAGTTTTGGAGACGTGACAAATGAGCTGAAAAGGGAAGTTGAACAATTAAGAGTATCTTGCTTTTCCTGGGAAGAATTTTCTACTATG GGAACAGAAACCCAAGATATTTCTAGGAAACAAAAGGATGACATTTGTACGATCATGTATACTAGTGGAACAACAGGAGATCCAAAGGGTGTCATCATCACAAACAGGGCTATCATCGCCGGGGTTATGACCACAGAAAACCTCCTTGAATTGACAGACAAAGTG GTGTCTGAAGATGATTCATATTTTTCCTACCTTCCATTAGCCCACATATTTGATCAAGTAATTGAGAATTACTGCATCTTTAAAGGGGCCTCTATTGGCTTCTGGCAAGGG GACATTAGGTACCTGATGGAGGATGTGCAAGTGATGAAACCAACAATATTCTGTGGCGTTCCTCGCGTTTATGATCGTATATACACAG GTATTAACCTGAAAATACAGTCTGGAGGGCTGATAGGCAAGCAGATTTTTCAGTATGCCTACAACTA CAAACTTGCCAATCTAAGGAAAGGGTTCAAACAGCATGAAGCATCAccattttttgacaaaatagTTTTCAGCAAA ATAAAAGAAGGGCTTGGAGGCCGCATACGTCTCATGCTATCGGGAGCAGCACCTTTACCGAGACACATCGAAGAGTTCATGCGAGTTACAGGCTGCTGCGCCCTCGCACAAGGATATG GGCTCACTGAGAGTTGTGCAGGATGCTTTACGTCAATCGCCAACATCTTTTCAATGATCGGGACGGTTGGCCCTCCAGTGACAGCGATTCAGGCACGCTTGGAGTCCATTCCTGAAATGGGTTATGACGCGCTCTCCAATGTGCCCCGGGGTGAGATCTGCTTGAGGGGCCACACCTTGTTTTCTGGGTACTACAAGCGTCCTGACCTCACTGAGGAAGTGTTCTCAGATGGTTGGTTCCATACAG GTGATATTGGAGAATGGCAACCAGACGGCACGATGAAGATCATCGACAGAAAGAAGAACATCTTCAAGCTGTCCCAGGGGGAGTATGTAGCAGTGGAGGTCCTTGAAAGCGCATACGTGCAGTCTCCACTGGTCACATCG GTTTGGGTCTATGGGAACAGCTTTGAGTCCTTCCTGGTTGCTGTGGTTGTCCCTGAGAAGCAGGCAATTGAGGACTGGGCTGCACTGAACAATAAGACAAGTGACTTTGCAGAGTTGTGCAATGATCCCAAGGCAAGGAGGTACATCCAGGATGAGCTGAACAAAACTGGCAAGAAACTCGGG ctgagaggatTTGAGATGCTGAGAGCAGTTCACCTAGAGCCAGTGCCATTCGGCATAGAGAAGGACTTGATCACGCCAACTTTTAAGCTCAAGAGGCCCCAACTTCTCAAATATTACAAG GATCGCGTCGACCAGCTCTACAAGGATGCCAAGATGGCAACTGCACCATGA